In a single window of the Pocillopora verrucosa isolate sample1 chromosome 4, ASM3666991v2, whole genome shotgun sequence genome:
- the LOC131785227 gene encoding uncharacterized protein yields MTYLILVFGILVLAPPLIKGASKPLPTVYIQMDLKYTWSEFCLLEKYFKTKMADLVLDDHGHHLNVSQIYINNFDENCPPKNNVDKASPKFYIIKPGGAYDEVNKNATIKAYETLRYLTDNNLGILAGPLFQRKIEKVEAKGEDAPPKPTGFTELERTYIAIGIACGILAIIVSIAVIVYVIKNKKNGGRTNENKPTREIIGEENRLHTSPEFIGEENRLHASPPHNISETKF; encoded by the exons ATGACTTATCTCATCTTGGTGTTCGGTATTTTGGTGCTCGCACCACCCCTTATAAAAG GAGCTTCCAAGCCATTACCTACAGTGTACATCCAAATGGATCTCAAATACACGTGGTCTGAGTTTTGtcttttagaaaaatatttcaaaacgaAAATGGCCGATTTGGTGCTGGATGATCATGGGCATCATCTCAACGTCTCGCAGATATACATAAACAATTTTGACGAAAACTGTCCCCCGAAGAACAACGTCGACAAAGCGTCACCAAAGTTTTACATCATTAAGCCAGGCGGGGCCTACGATGAAGTCAATAAAAATGCAACCATAAAAGCGTACGAGACTCTTCGTTATTTGACTGATAATAATCTTGGAATACTTGCTGGACCGCTATTTCAGAGAAAG ATCGAAAAAGTGGAGGCCAAGGGTGAAGATGCCCCACCTAAGCCAACCGGGTTCACAGAACTGGAAAGAACTTACATCGCCATTGGAATTGCCTGTGGGATTTTGGCCATCATTGTTTCAATAGCAGTAATTGTG TACGTCATCAAGAATAAAAAGAACGGAGGTAGAACTAACGAAAATAAGCCTACACGTGAGATCATTGGGGAAGAGAACAGACTACATACCAGCCCTGAGTTCATTGGGGAAGAGAACAGACTACATGCCAGCCCGCCTCACAAT atcagcgaaacaaagttttaa